In the genome of Xenopus laevis strain J_2021 chromosome 1S, Xenopus_laevis_v10.1, whole genome shotgun sequence, one region contains:
- the LOC108705901 gene encoding uncharacterized protein LOC108705901: MEFDRWKDYLQLAALVQEMASERRRQSQQPPLASSSAADANLPAKETIQTDNATPQPSLTRKLASCPAEEDNSFFTQKMDNGNWNYTTKHPFKVPAASILVKKDNTLHIQKTIAAEVRNYFPEPQSTGNLNSHPACETLPKNNTSLEVVDRANKTETDTPELPSPSTHSANANHGEGSKEGSKPDMQCGICPKEQGATENFCKFCKHNGESTRVFTSHTLRNSSGIVICPVLRKYTCPLCGATGDVSHTLKYCPFNDDKGCLYNKSGRNSAGRQVRR, from the coding sequence ATGGAGTTTGACCGCTGGAAAGACTACTTGCAGCTAGCTGCGCTAGTCCAGGAGATGGCAAGTGAGAGGAGAAGGCAAAGCCAGCAACCACCTTTAGCTTCTTCAAGTGCAGCAGATGCCAACTTGCCAGCCAAGGAGACAATTCAGACTGACAATGCCACCCCTCAGCCTTCTTTAACCAGAAAGTTGGCTAGCTGTCCAGCAGAGGAAGACAATAGTTTTTTTACCCAGAAGATGGACAACGGGAATTGGAATTACACCACTAAACATCCCTTTAAAGTTCCTGCAGCTTCTATTCTGGTTAAGAAGGACAACACCTTGCATATCCAGAAGACTATAGCAGCTGAGGTGAGGAATTACTTCCCTGAACCCCAATCAACCGGAAACCTTAATAGCCATCCTGCATGTGAGACTCTGCCTAAAAACAACACCAGCCTCGAAGTTGTGGATAGGGCAAATAAGACTGAGACTGATACCCCTGAACTTCCTTCACCCAGTACCCATTCTGCTAATGCAAATCATGGAGAGGGCAGCAAAGAAGGTAGCAAGCCAGACATGCAGTGCGGCATTTGCCCTAAAGAACAAGGTGCAACTGAGAACTTCTGCAAGTTCTGCAAGCACAACGGGGAGTCCACCAGAGTTTTTACCTCCCACACTTTGAGGAATTCGAGTGGAATCGTCATCTGCCCCGTCCTTCGCAAATACACTTGCCCCTTGTGTGGGGCAACGGGGGACGTCTCCCACACACTCAAGTATTGTCCCTTCAATGATGACAAAGGCTGTCTCTACAACAAGAGCGGGCGCAATTCTGCAGGTCGCCAAGTTAGGCGCTAA